One genomic window of Conger conger chromosome 9, fConCon1.1, whole genome shotgun sequence includes the following:
- the fuz gene encoding protein fuzzy homolog isoform X1, protein MCAMLQAGSLHLLCLTASSGVPLFSRGVSRQLPFSVIGSLNGVHMFGGGQGAVLSCCETDSGGRVVWKVFQESVMLIAVNGEQGGAVDDFQLRRLLENTWNCMVLVLGQDELVNARNVERLKRDLRSCYRLIDLFLEGAGDGMGDLTHCADCLLVPQPGPLQEALDTFTQASESEFGCLLVHGKVVVATEKWWRLAPQEVVLLSALVRTFSGSSSCDHPVFLPQGSPTVPLRLLRFQLLPGADLCVLCGPAPSLQTAESQLVARFWCPLVETLRGCLALSGRCLPGSVKLHGDVLGLLLINRESRRAVSTVTPGDTPPGRPRPARCRELLRLFYVFAATRYLGPEEAGVPGERRQGDPLEEDFTLGFSHQPLQCYLVTEECKLFGLQTPQHQLYLLMPVSVPTFALRSLATRTLSALTSSTGF, encoded by the coding sequence TGCGCGATGCTCCAGGCTGGATCTTTGCATCTCCTGTGCCTCACGGCCAGCAGCGGCGTGCCTCTCTTCTCCCGCGGCGTCTCCAGGCAGCTCCCGTTCTCTGTCATCGGATCTCTGAACGGTGTGCACATGTTCGGCGGGGGCCAGGGGGCGGTGCTGTCCTGTTGCGAAACGGACAGCGGCGGCCGCGTGGTCTGGAAGGTCTTCCAGGAGAGCGTAATGCTCATCGCAGTGAATGGAGAGCAGGGCGGTGCCGTAGACGACTTTCAGCTGCGCCGCCTGCTGGAGAACACGTGGAACTGTATGGTGCTGGTCCTGGGGCAAGATGAGCTGGTGAACGCGCGCAACGTGGAGCGCCTGAAAAGGGACCTGCGTTCCTGCTACCGGCTCATCGACCTCTTCCTGGAGGGCGCCGGTGACGGAATGGGGGACCTGACGCACTGCGCCGACTGCCTGCTGGTCCCGCAACCCGGTCCACTGCAGGAGGCCTTGGACACCTTCACCCAGGCCTCCGAGAGCGAGTTTGGCTGCCTGCTGGTCCACGGCAAGGTTGTGGTGGCTACGGAGAAGTGGTGGCGTCTAGCGCCGCAGGAGGTggtcctcctgtccgccctggtGCGCACCTTCAGCGGGTCTTCCTCTTGCGACCACCCCGTGTTCCTGCCACAGGGCAGCCCCACCGTGCCTCTCCGCCTCCTCCGTTTCCAGCTGCTGCCGGGGGCGGACCTGTGCGTGCTGTGCGGCCCCGCGCCCTCCCTGCAGACTGCCGAGAGCCAGCTGGTGGCGCGCTTCTGGTGCCCCCTTGTGGAGACGCTGCGCGGCTGCCTGGCTCTCTCAGGGCGGTGCCTGCCGGGTTCCGTGAAGCTCCACGGAGACGTCCTGGGCCTGCTGCTCATCAACCGGGAGTCCCGCCGGGCCGTCTCCACAGTGACGCCCGGGGACACCCCCCCCggccggccccgccccgcccggtgCCGGGAACTGCTCCGGCTCTTCTACGTTTTCGCGGCGACGCGGTACTTGGGGCCCGAGGAGGCGGGGGTGCCGGGAGAGAGGCGGCAGGGTGACCCCCTGGAGGAGGACTTCACCCTGGGCTTCTCCCACCAGCCTCTGCAGTGTTACCTGGTGACAGAGGAGTGTAAGCTCTTCGGCCTTCAGACTCCGCAGCACCAGCTGTACCTGCTGATGCCCGTCTCCGTGCCCACCTTCGCCCTGCGCTCCCTGGCCACCCGCACCCTCTCCGCCCTCACCAGCAGCACCGGCTTTTAG
- the fuz gene encoding protein fuzzy homolog isoform X2, translating into MLQAGSLHLLCLTASSGVPLFSRGVSRQLPFSVIGSLNGVHMFGGGQGAVLSCCETDSGGRVVWKVFQESVMLIAVNGEQGGAVDDFQLRRLLENTWNCMVLVLGQDELVNARNVERLKRDLRSCYRLIDLFLEGAGDGMGDLTHCADCLLVPQPGPLQEALDTFTQASESEFGCLLVHGKVVVATEKWWRLAPQEVVLLSALVRTFSGSSSCDHPVFLPQGSPTVPLRLLRFQLLPGADLCVLCGPAPSLQTAESQLVARFWCPLVETLRGCLALSGRCLPGSVKLHGDVLGLLLINRESRRAVSTVTPGDTPPGRPRPARCRELLRLFYVFAATRYLGPEEAGVPGERRQGDPLEEDFTLGFSHQPLQCYLVTEECKLFGLQTPQHQLYLLMPVSVPTFALRSLATRTLSALTSSTGF; encoded by the coding sequence ATGCTCCAGGCTGGATCTTTGCATCTCCTGTGCCTCACGGCCAGCAGCGGCGTGCCTCTCTTCTCCCGCGGCGTCTCCAGGCAGCTCCCGTTCTCTGTCATCGGATCTCTGAACGGTGTGCACATGTTCGGCGGGGGCCAGGGGGCGGTGCTGTCCTGTTGCGAAACGGACAGCGGCGGCCGCGTGGTCTGGAAGGTCTTCCAGGAGAGCGTAATGCTCATCGCAGTGAATGGAGAGCAGGGCGGTGCCGTAGACGACTTTCAGCTGCGCCGCCTGCTGGAGAACACGTGGAACTGTATGGTGCTGGTCCTGGGGCAAGATGAGCTGGTGAACGCGCGCAACGTGGAGCGCCTGAAAAGGGACCTGCGTTCCTGCTACCGGCTCATCGACCTCTTCCTGGAGGGCGCCGGTGACGGAATGGGGGACCTGACGCACTGCGCCGACTGCCTGCTGGTCCCGCAACCCGGTCCACTGCAGGAGGCCTTGGACACCTTCACCCAGGCCTCCGAGAGCGAGTTTGGCTGCCTGCTGGTCCACGGCAAGGTTGTGGTGGCTACGGAGAAGTGGTGGCGTCTAGCGCCGCAGGAGGTggtcctcctgtccgccctggtGCGCACCTTCAGCGGGTCTTCCTCTTGCGACCACCCCGTGTTCCTGCCACAGGGCAGCCCCACCGTGCCTCTCCGCCTCCTCCGTTTCCAGCTGCTGCCGGGGGCGGACCTGTGCGTGCTGTGCGGCCCCGCGCCCTCCCTGCAGACTGCCGAGAGCCAGCTGGTGGCGCGCTTCTGGTGCCCCCTTGTGGAGACGCTGCGCGGCTGCCTGGCTCTCTCAGGGCGGTGCCTGCCGGGTTCCGTGAAGCTCCACGGAGACGTCCTGGGCCTGCTGCTCATCAACCGGGAGTCCCGCCGGGCCGTCTCCACAGTGACGCCCGGGGACACCCCCCCCggccggccccgccccgcccggtgCCGGGAACTGCTCCGGCTCTTCTACGTTTTCGCGGCGACGCGGTACTTGGGGCCCGAGGAGGCGGGGGTGCCGGGAGAGAGGCGGCAGGGTGACCCCCTGGAGGAGGACTTCACCCTGGGCTTCTCCCACCAGCCTCTGCAGTGTTACCTGGTGACAGAGGAGTGTAAGCTCTTCGGCCTTCAGACTCCGCAGCACCAGCTGTACCTGCTGATGCCCGTCTCCGTGCCCACCTTCGCCCTGCGCTCCCTGGCCACCCGCACCCTCTCCGCCCTCACCAGCAGCACCGGCTTTTAG
- the gpt gene encoding alanine aminotransferase 2-like isoform X2 — MSWHSCVHLSFCRLRVQRTVCGLSTTRCGLIQRKMTENAVVSRRGKVLTMDTINPSVKKVEYAVRGPIVQRALQIEKELKEGAKKPFTEVIKANIGDAHAMGQRPITFFRQVLALCSYPALLDDPSFPEDAKSRARRILQFCGGGSIGAYSASQGIDCVRQDVARYIELRDGGVASNPDNIYLSTGASDGIVTILKLLVSGEGETRTGVMIPIPQYPLYSAALAELEAVQIHYFLNEERCWSLDVSELRRSLEAARQHCCPRAICIINPGNPTGQVQSRQCIEDVIRFAAEEGLFLMADEVYQDNVYAEGCQFHSFKKVLFEMGPEYYNTVELVSFHSTSKCYMGECGFRGGYMEVINMDPAVVAQLTKLLSVRLCPPVPGQALMDLVVNPPQPGEPSYTTFLMERNMTLNAMAEKARLTEEILNTVPGIICNPVQGAMYSFPKIAIPKRAVQEAKEKGVAPDMLYCMNLLDETGICLVPGSGFGQQDGTYHFRMTILPPTEKLKILLDKVKDFHQRFTQQYS, encoded by the exons ATGTCTTGGCACTCTTGCGTTCATCTCAGCTTCTGTCGTCTGCGAGTACAAAG AACTGTATGCGGGCTATCCACGACACGGTGTGGACTTATTCAACGGAAGATGACAGAGAACGCCGTGGTTTCCCGACGAGGGAAGGTGCTGACCATGGACACTATAAACCCTAGTGTCAAAAAGGTTGAATACGCAGTGAGGGGTCCGATCGTGCAACGTGCGCTGCAGATCGAGAAAGAACTCAAAGAG GGGGCTAAAAAGCCTTTCACAGAGGTTATCAAGGCTAACATTGGGGATGCTCACGCAATGGGCCAGCGGCCAATCACCTTCTTCCGACAG gtgttggCACTATGCTCCTATCCGGCACTCTTGGATGACCCCAGCTTTCCGGAAGATGCTAAAAGCCGGGCACGTCGAATCCTCCAGTTCTGTGGAGGTGGTAGCATTG GGGCCTACAGTGCCAGTCAGGGTATTGACTGCGTGCGTCAAGATGTTGCTCGTTACATTGAGCTGCGGGATGGTGGTGTAGCCAGTAACCCTGACAACATCTATCTGAGCACCGGGGCCAGCGATGGTATTGTG ACGATACTGAAGCTCTTGGTGTCCGGCGAGGGCGAGACGCGCACGGGGGTGATGATCCCCATCCCTCAGTACCCCCTGTACTCGGCCGCTCTGGCAGAGCTGGAGGCGGTGCAGATCCACTACTTCCTGAACGAGGAGCGCTGCTGGAGCCTGGACGTCAGTGAGCTGCGGCGCTCCCTGGAGGCCGCTCggcagcactgctgcccccGCGCAATCTGCATCATCAACCCCGGCAACCCCACCG GTCAGGTACAGAGCAGGCAGTGCATTGAAGACGTGATCCGATTTGCCGCTGAGGAAGGCCTCTTCCTCATGGCTGATGAG GTGTACCAGGATAACGTGTATGCAGAAGGCTGCCAGTTTCACTCCTTTAAGAAGGTCCTGTTTGAGATGGGGCCAGAGTACTACAACACTGTTGAGCTGGTGTCATTTCACTCCACATCCAAGTGTTACATGGGAGA GTGTGGCTTCCGGGGAGGCTACATGGAGGTGATCAACATGGACCCAGCTGTGGTGGCGCAGCTCACCAAACTGTTGTCGGTCCGCCTGTGCCCCCCTGTCCCCGGCCAGGCGCTCATGGACCTGGTGGTGAACCCGCCCCAGCCTGGCGAGCCATCCTACACCACCTTCCTGATG GAACGCAACATGACCCTCAATGCTATGGCGGAGAAGGCCAGGCTCACAGAGGAGATCCTGAACACAGTCCCGGGAATCATCTGCAACCCTGTGCAAGGGGCCATGTACTCCTTTCCTAAAATCGCCATCCCAAAGCGTGCCGTCCAAGAGGCTAAG GAAAAGGGTGTGGCCCCTGATATGTTGTACTGTATGAACCTCCTGGATGAGACTGGGATCTGCCTGGTCCCAGGAAGTGGCTTCGGACAGCAAGATGGAACCTACCACTTCAG AATGACCATCTTGCCACCGACTGAGAAGCTGAAGATCTTGCTGGACAAGGTGAAGGATTTCCACCAGCGCTTCACCCAGCAGTACTCTTAA
- the gpt gene encoding alanine aminotransferase 2-like isoform X1, whose protein sequence is MLSFRSALAGRLRQEDLGGCALISAFWLHKSAGRVMLNPLRLFPLSSSRRTVCGLSTTRCGLIQRKMTENAVVSRRGKVLTMDTINPSVKKVEYAVRGPIVQRALQIEKELKEGAKKPFTEVIKANIGDAHAMGQRPITFFRQVLALCSYPALLDDPSFPEDAKSRARRILQFCGGGSIGAYSASQGIDCVRQDVARYIELRDGGVASNPDNIYLSTGASDGIVTILKLLVSGEGETRTGVMIPIPQYPLYSAALAELEAVQIHYFLNEERCWSLDVSELRRSLEAARQHCCPRAICIINPGNPTGQVQSRQCIEDVIRFAAEEGLFLMADEVYQDNVYAEGCQFHSFKKVLFEMGPEYYNTVELVSFHSTSKCYMGECGFRGGYMEVINMDPAVVAQLTKLLSVRLCPPVPGQALMDLVVNPPQPGEPSYTTFLMERNMTLNAMAEKARLTEEILNTVPGIICNPVQGAMYSFPKIAIPKRAVQEAKEKGVAPDMLYCMNLLDETGICLVPGSGFGQQDGTYHFRMTILPPTEKLKILLDKVKDFHQRFTQQYS, encoded by the exons ATGCTGTCATTCCGAAGCGCGCTTGCTGGCCGACTTCGACAGGAAGACCTGGGTGGCTGTGCgcttatttctgctttttggcTTCACAAGTCCGCTGGCCGGGTGATGCTCAACCCACTACGacttttccccctctcctcctcccgcaGAACTGTATGCGGGCTATCCACGACACGGTGTGGACTTATTCAACGGAAGATGACAGAGAACGCCGTGGTTTCCCGACGAGGGAAGGTGCTGACCATGGACACTATAAACCCTAGTGTCAAAAAGGTTGAATACGCAGTGAGGGGTCCGATCGTGCAACGTGCGCTGCAGATCGAGAAAGAACTCAAAGAG GGGGCTAAAAAGCCTTTCACAGAGGTTATCAAGGCTAACATTGGGGATGCTCACGCAATGGGCCAGCGGCCAATCACCTTCTTCCGACAG gtgttggCACTATGCTCCTATCCGGCACTCTTGGATGACCCCAGCTTTCCGGAAGATGCTAAAAGCCGGGCACGTCGAATCCTCCAGTTCTGTGGAGGTGGTAGCATTG GGGCCTACAGTGCCAGTCAGGGTATTGACTGCGTGCGTCAAGATGTTGCTCGTTACATTGAGCTGCGGGATGGTGGTGTAGCCAGTAACCCTGACAACATCTATCTGAGCACCGGGGCCAGCGATGGTATTGTG ACGATACTGAAGCTCTTGGTGTCCGGCGAGGGCGAGACGCGCACGGGGGTGATGATCCCCATCCCTCAGTACCCCCTGTACTCGGCCGCTCTGGCAGAGCTGGAGGCGGTGCAGATCCACTACTTCCTGAACGAGGAGCGCTGCTGGAGCCTGGACGTCAGTGAGCTGCGGCGCTCCCTGGAGGCCGCTCggcagcactgctgcccccGCGCAATCTGCATCATCAACCCCGGCAACCCCACCG GTCAGGTACAGAGCAGGCAGTGCATTGAAGACGTGATCCGATTTGCCGCTGAGGAAGGCCTCTTCCTCATGGCTGATGAG GTGTACCAGGATAACGTGTATGCAGAAGGCTGCCAGTTTCACTCCTTTAAGAAGGTCCTGTTTGAGATGGGGCCAGAGTACTACAACACTGTTGAGCTGGTGTCATTTCACTCCACATCCAAGTGTTACATGGGAGA GTGTGGCTTCCGGGGAGGCTACATGGAGGTGATCAACATGGACCCAGCTGTGGTGGCGCAGCTCACCAAACTGTTGTCGGTCCGCCTGTGCCCCCCTGTCCCCGGCCAGGCGCTCATGGACCTGGTGGTGAACCCGCCCCAGCCTGGCGAGCCATCCTACACCACCTTCCTGATG GAACGCAACATGACCCTCAATGCTATGGCGGAGAAGGCCAGGCTCACAGAGGAGATCCTGAACACAGTCCCGGGAATCATCTGCAACCCTGTGCAAGGGGCCATGTACTCCTTTCCTAAAATCGCCATCCCAAAGCGTGCCGTCCAAGAGGCTAAG GAAAAGGGTGTGGCCCCTGATATGTTGTACTGTATGAACCTCCTGGATGAGACTGGGATCTGCCTGGTCCCAGGAAGTGGCTTCGGACAGCAAGATGGAACCTACCACTTCAG AATGACCATCTTGCCACCGACTGAGAAGCTGAAGATCTTGCTGGACAAGGTGAAGGATTTCCACCAGCGCTTCACCCAGCAGTACTCTTAA
- the gpt gene encoding alanine aminotransferase 2-like isoform X3 gives MTENAVVSRRGKVLTMDTINPSVKKVEYAVRGPIVQRALQIEKELKEGAKKPFTEVIKANIGDAHAMGQRPITFFRQVLALCSYPALLDDPSFPEDAKSRARRILQFCGGGSIGAYSASQGIDCVRQDVARYIELRDGGVASNPDNIYLSTGASDGIVTILKLLVSGEGETRTGVMIPIPQYPLYSAALAELEAVQIHYFLNEERCWSLDVSELRRSLEAARQHCCPRAICIINPGNPTGQVQSRQCIEDVIRFAAEEGLFLMADEVYQDNVYAEGCQFHSFKKVLFEMGPEYYNTVELVSFHSTSKCYMGECGFRGGYMEVINMDPAVVAQLTKLLSVRLCPPVPGQALMDLVVNPPQPGEPSYTTFLMERNMTLNAMAEKARLTEEILNTVPGIICNPVQGAMYSFPKIAIPKRAVQEAKEKGVAPDMLYCMNLLDETGICLVPGSGFGQQDGTYHFRMTILPPTEKLKILLDKVKDFHQRFTQQYS, from the exons ATGACAGAGAACGCCGTGGTTTCCCGACGAGGGAAGGTGCTGACCATGGACACTATAAACCCTAGTGTCAAAAAGGTTGAATACGCAGTGAGGGGTCCGATCGTGCAACGTGCGCTGCAGATCGAGAAAGAACTCAAAGAG GGGGCTAAAAAGCCTTTCACAGAGGTTATCAAGGCTAACATTGGGGATGCTCACGCAATGGGCCAGCGGCCAATCACCTTCTTCCGACAG gtgttggCACTATGCTCCTATCCGGCACTCTTGGATGACCCCAGCTTTCCGGAAGATGCTAAAAGCCGGGCACGTCGAATCCTCCAGTTCTGTGGAGGTGGTAGCATTG GGGCCTACAGTGCCAGTCAGGGTATTGACTGCGTGCGTCAAGATGTTGCTCGTTACATTGAGCTGCGGGATGGTGGTGTAGCCAGTAACCCTGACAACATCTATCTGAGCACCGGGGCCAGCGATGGTATTGTG ACGATACTGAAGCTCTTGGTGTCCGGCGAGGGCGAGACGCGCACGGGGGTGATGATCCCCATCCCTCAGTACCCCCTGTACTCGGCCGCTCTGGCAGAGCTGGAGGCGGTGCAGATCCACTACTTCCTGAACGAGGAGCGCTGCTGGAGCCTGGACGTCAGTGAGCTGCGGCGCTCCCTGGAGGCCGCTCggcagcactgctgcccccGCGCAATCTGCATCATCAACCCCGGCAACCCCACCG GTCAGGTACAGAGCAGGCAGTGCATTGAAGACGTGATCCGATTTGCCGCTGAGGAAGGCCTCTTCCTCATGGCTGATGAG GTGTACCAGGATAACGTGTATGCAGAAGGCTGCCAGTTTCACTCCTTTAAGAAGGTCCTGTTTGAGATGGGGCCAGAGTACTACAACACTGTTGAGCTGGTGTCATTTCACTCCACATCCAAGTGTTACATGGGAGA GTGTGGCTTCCGGGGAGGCTACATGGAGGTGATCAACATGGACCCAGCTGTGGTGGCGCAGCTCACCAAACTGTTGTCGGTCCGCCTGTGCCCCCCTGTCCCCGGCCAGGCGCTCATGGACCTGGTGGTGAACCCGCCCCAGCCTGGCGAGCCATCCTACACCACCTTCCTGATG GAACGCAACATGACCCTCAATGCTATGGCGGAGAAGGCCAGGCTCACAGAGGAGATCCTGAACACAGTCCCGGGAATCATCTGCAACCCTGTGCAAGGGGCCATGTACTCCTTTCCTAAAATCGCCATCCCAAAGCGTGCCGTCCAAGAGGCTAAG GAAAAGGGTGTGGCCCCTGATATGTTGTACTGTATGAACCTCCTGGATGAGACTGGGATCTGCCTGGTCCCAGGAAGTGGCTTCGGACAGCAAGATGGAACCTACCACTTCAG AATGACCATCTTGCCACCGACTGAGAAGCTGAAGATCTTGCTGGACAAGGTGAAGGATTTCCACCAGCGCTTCACCCAGCAGTACTCTTAA